Genomic segment of Bacteroides stercoris ATCC 43183:
TTTTTCTATGTTGTTTCATGGAGTGCAAGATGTGCAACATTTTAATGATTTGAAGAAAATTTTGAATTATGATACGCGCCCATTCAATCATACAACAGAGATGTTGGGTTACTGGCATGGAGAAGGGACAAGTAATTCGATTCCTCGTCCAAGTTTTACGGACAATGGGGGAAGCAGAATATCAAGCATATTTGTAGAGGATGCTTCTTTCTTTAGATTAAAAAATGTTGAGCTAGGCTATTCTTTTGCAAAATTGCTGAAGAAAATCAATTCACCTATATCCGATTTGAAAATATATGTGTCGGCAGAGAATTTGTTTACCGTAACTTCATACTCAGGTCTGGATCCTGAATCTACGGACCTAATAGATTATGGAACTTATCCCCAAGCAAGATCATTCTTGTTTGGTGTAAATGTTAAATTTTAAACTGTTAAAGATTAGACTAATGAAAAAGATACATATAACTTTGTTTAGTGTGATAAGTCTTTTGTTTGTGACAAGTTGTGATGATTATTTACATAAAGATCCGATAGGATTATTAACACCGGATAATGTAAATACAAATCCTACGCTTACAAGTGTTCAATATTCAGTAAACTCTACTTATCAGATGCTTGCGAGTACTTTGAATTTGCTGGGAGATTGGGCATGGGATGACGGTACTGTGACTCGTAATGATTTTGTTGTTTATGATTTAGCTTCGGATGACGCTTTGAAGAAATGGAATCCAGATGGCGACCAGCCTTGGATGGATGAAATTCAGAACTACTCATATATAGCTTCTAACACTGCATTCAACGGTTTCTGGAGTTATCAATATGAGGGTGTTTCTAGAGCAAATTTAGCTTTAAGCTATCTGATGGATGATAAAATTATAGAGGCTGTTGGGATGGATGCTTCATTAAGAAAGCGTTTGTTGGGTGAAACTTATTTTCTACGTGCCTTCTATTATTTCGATCTCGTTACGAACTTTGGTGATGTTCCTTTTTTGATAGCTCCTATTAAAGATTTTGAGGATGCATATAAGGTATCTGAGAGAACGGACAAAGAAATAGTTTGGGAACAGATTATGAATGATTTGGAAGATGCAAAAGGAAATTTGCCACTTACGAAGTTCTCATCAGAAAGTGAGCCTTGGAGGGTCTCTTTGGGAGCTGTTTTAGCAATGCAGGCTAAGGTGGCATTATATAGAAAGGATTATCTGGGAGTACTAAGTGCTATTAAAGAACTTGAAGATAAAGGCTTTTATCGTTTGAACAGTAATTATTTTGACTCATTTAGCCAGTATCATGAGTTCACCGATAATGAGGTTATTTTTGCTTACGATCATAAGGAGAAGATGACTCCGGCGCAAGGTAACGGGTTGTGTGCTTTGCTGGGTTGGGGCTTCTTTGCACCTTCTAAGAGTTTTATTAAGGAGTTTGAACCGAATGACCCACGTTTGAATTTGACCGTTGATGTTGAAAAGCAATTGGTGTATAAAATTTTGGGTGATTTATCCAATAAGAACCAAGGTTATGATGATGCCCCAAGTAATAAAGTGTATATCCGTTATGCAGATGTGATGTTATGGAAGGCCGAAGCTTTGATTGAAACAGGTAAGGTATCCGATGCTATTGATATTATCAATGAGGTCAGAGAAAGGGCAAGAAATACTGTGGGGGTTGATGGGGAGACGAAAGCTCCTGCTGGAACATTACCCGATAGAGATAGGCTTGGTTCCAAAGAACAAGCATGGGAATGGTTGATACACGAACGTCGCGTGGAACTTGGATTGGAGTCTCATCGCTTTAGAGACCTGAAACGTTGGGGCATTGCAAAGGAAGTGCTTAACGCTAATGGCCAGGCTTTTACGGATCGTAACTATTTGTTCCCGATTCCTCAAAAAGATATAGATAAGTCTGGTGGCAAGTTGATTCAGAATCCTGGTTATTAATTATTCTTGAGGATGTGTTGAATTTTTAGTGTTTTATCACTTGTGAGTTGCTGTTTCCGATGAAGGAAAAATTAACAGGGATTATCCGGATCTGTTTTTATATTTGATTTGTATCATCTGTTTCTGAAGAATGTTCCAATGATAGCTAATTTATTTTTGACACATCCTCTATAATTTAGATATACTATGAGTAAGCATTTTATATGCCTTGTATTTTTGTTGGCTATTTTTTGTGTGCAGGGATTCGCTGACGAGATGAAGTTACATGTGTTGGGAAATAAGAACCAAGGATATTATGTGAATATCTATTATGGTTCCCAATTGATAATGGAGCAAGGTAAAGCCGGAGAGTTGGATTTATATTTTGATAATGAAGATTACTCTGTCAGAGAGACCTTGAAAGGGTGGAAAGCGACTTCGGTGGAACAGTCGGAGCGAAAAGTGGTACTTTCAGGAAATGTGTATTTAAAGAAGTTGGAGGCAGACTTGTCGGTTAATGTGATTTATGAGGTTGTTAGTTCACAATTGGTCAGTAAGCGAATAGAGTTACAACAGAATAATCTTTCTTTATTATATTATTCAGTTGGTACATCCATAACTGCTGCCGACAAGCCTTCTACTTTTTGGAGCTTTGATGATAATGAGAATATGGGCGGGGTAGCCCATGAAACCTATCCGGCAGCAGGATATATGTTGAACGATACATTGGCTGTAGGGCTGCTGACTGATGCTGGTGATAAAAATCTGTGGACACGCAATATCCGCCGCCGTCCGTCTAAACAGGGGGAAATCGGTTTTAGAGCGATACGCGAAATTTGTGATGCTAATCTTATCAGGATTGCCGATGAAAGACAGCGTCAAAAAGGAGATTATTTCGTGAAATTCACTTTCGGTGAAGTATCCGATTTTAATCATCCGGTGAATACTTGCTTTTACCCAGTTCCTGAAATACAGAAATGGAAATCTTATGCAGGTGCCAGTTTGGAAAGGAACGGGAATGTGTTTACTGTGAAAGGAAATTCGGTGCAAAGTGAAATATCTGGTGTACGTATCCCTTATAAATTGTCTGATGGTTTTTATACAATTCGTTTTAAACATCGCTCTGCAAATCCCATCACAGTGAAGTTGTGGAAAGGCGAAGGAACGGGCAGTATAGATGTTGCAGGACTGCATTATCAAACGGATATGCCTTCTTCTGCAGCAGATTGGGTGCAGCAAGAAGAAACAGTTTTTATAGCAAACACAGAGCAGGAGCTTACTTACCTGTTGATTGCAGCTTCTTCCTTACAGAAAGGAAGTGACTTTAATTTGGAAATAACAGATTTGGAAGTCATCCGTTCAGATGCTCATAACTATGCCTATCACTGTTTGAAACAGAATAAGAAAGAGGTTAAGAGAGTCTTCATTTTTGCCACACCGGCTCAGCCTACTTTACATGATCTTCGTTTAACATCTCAAGTCTATTTGGCGGATGGACTGGGCTTTAAGGGTACTACGGAAGAGAAGTGCTTGTATGCTTGTTATCAGATGCTGATGTGGATTACAAGTCGAAACAATTTTACTCCCTTGAATGTTCCAAGTATTAATTATGCTCCTGACATGTATAATAGAGATTCTTTCTGGAGTCTTATGGGAGTATATGATAAAGATGCTTCTGAGGAAATATTTGATGCTTGGGCAGCAACACAAGATGTACGAGGAGCTATCGGTACTATTATTACTCCTTGCATGGGAAGTAGGGAAGTAAAGGGTAATGATGCCACGCTTGAATTCTTATGGTTTGCTTTGGTTAATCATCGGTTATATGGGACACCCATTCCTATGGATAAGATAAAGAAAGCTTTCAATTTTTGTATCAATGAGTACGACCCTGATGGAGACGGTATTTGTGCTGCAGAGTTTGTATTGGGACAGAATGATGTGGTGGAATATCCGGATAAGACATCCGACTTGGCTGTTAATCAGGGGATGTTTGCCGTTACTCTCCAAGTAGCGAAGGAACTAGGACTTCCTGTTTCTCAAAAATATGTGGAGAAAGCTAATCAGGAATATAGGGCTTTCTATGACAAGAAGAGAGGATATCTGATCGATAATCGTAAATATCCTTATTCTATTACATTCAATTCTCTATTGCCGGAGTTTGTATCGTGGTGGCTATTTGATAAACCTATACTGACGTCAGAGATGGTTGTCAAAACCCTGGATAAAGTTCCTGTAAAGAATGGATATTCACCGTTGATTTTCCATGAAAA
This window contains:
- a CDS encoding RagB/SusD family nutrient uptake outer membrane protein; this translates as MKKIHITLFSVISLLFVTSCDDYLHKDPIGLLTPDNVNTNPTLTSVQYSVNSTYQMLASTLNLLGDWAWDDGTVTRNDFVVYDLASDDALKKWNPDGDQPWMDEIQNYSYIASNTAFNGFWSYQYEGVSRANLALSYLMDDKIIEAVGMDASLRKRLLGETYFLRAFYYFDLVTNFGDVPFLIAPIKDFEDAYKVSERTDKEIVWEQIMNDLEDAKGNLPLTKFSSESEPWRVSLGAVLAMQAKVALYRKDYLGVLSAIKELEDKGFYRLNSNYFDSFSQYHEFTDNEVIFAYDHKEKMTPAQGNGLCALLGWGFFAPSKSFIKEFEPNDPRLNLTVDVEKQLVYKILGDLSNKNQGYDDAPSNKVYIRYADVMLWKAEALIETGKVSDAIDIINEVRERARNTVGVDGETKAPAGTLPDRDRLGSKEQAWEWLIHERRVELGLESHRFRDLKRWGIAKEVLNANGQAFTDRNYLFPIPQKDIDKSGGKLIQNPGY